In one window of Streptomyces sp. FXJ1.172 DNA:
- a CDS encoding aKG-HExxH-type peptide beta-hydroxylase: MIPATVPAETIRQLATTRPAPAGSAALRAALHARRMLLLKALLVRVERAGASLTPAARGRFEADWALLERAEHADPAAVRALLDYPMTGAWLTAALAADEGPALEGQLAQLSGVALAAAVRAGCAVSGERAVPSGVLVLPGLGVLHCPSGRVLFGGDPGLVRIGDFAGRTEVLLARGGPGGRPVGGGTGWSGLRALPGSAVLLDDLDPYRVPAQGIGREALPAVGRPHSTPGRWAERWLAARALLAAVDPDRVAENGAVLRAVVPLAPSGRTHGPPMSATLRAAPGAMLSQLPDDADRLAEMLVHETQHTKLATLHELVPLYRPGGARYRVGWRTDPRPVPGVLQGAYAHLALTDLWRRVRAGPAGPDGWRTRAGHQFEVSWDQVGEALSILRESDELTFTGREFVQEMERRHADLGVAARSPG; encoded by the coding sequence ATGATCCCGGCGACCGTCCCCGCCGAGACCATCAGGCAACTCGCCACCACCCGGCCCGCGCCCGCGGGTTCCGCGGCACTGCGTGCCGCACTCCACGCGCGTCGCATGCTGCTCCTGAAGGCCCTCCTGGTCCGGGTCGAGCGGGCGGGCGCCTCGCTCACGCCGGCCGCCCGCGGCCGCTTCGAGGCCGACTGGGCACTGCTGGAGAGGGCCGAGCACGCCGACCCGGCGGCGGTGCGCGCCCTCCTCGACTACCCGATGACCGGAGCCTGGCTCACCGCCGCGCTCGCCGCCGACGAAGGCCCCGCGCTGGAAGGGCAGCTGGCCCAGCTGAGCGGGGTCGCCCTTGCCGCCGCCGTGCGCGCGGGCTGCGCCGTGTCGGGGGAGCGGGCGGTGCCCTCGGGCGTGCTCGTGCTGCCCGGCCTCGGCGTGCTGCACTGCCCGTCCGGCCGGGTCCTGTTCGGCGGAGACCCGGGCCTGGTGCGCATCGGCGACTTCGCCGGCCGGACCGAGGTGCTGCTCGCCCGCGGCGGACCCGGCGGCCGGCCGGTCGGCGGCGGCACCGGCTGGTCGGGGCTTCGCGCGCTGCCCGGCAGCGCCGTACTCCTCGACGACCTCGACCCCTACCGGGTGCCGGCCCAGGGGATAGGCCGCGAGGCGCTGCCCGCCGTAGGGCGGCCGCACTCCACCCCCGGCCGGTGGGCCGAGCGCTGGCTCGCCGCACGGGCGCTGCTCGCGGCCGTGGACCCCGACCGGGTGGCGGAGAACGGGGCGGTGCTGCGGGCCGTGGTGCCCCTGGCTCCCTCGGGGCGGACGCACGGCCCGCCGATGAGCGCCACCCTGCGGGCCGCGCCCGGCGCCATGCTCAGCCAGCTGCCCGACGACGCCGACCGCCTGGCCGAGATGCTGGTGCACGAGACCCAGCACACCAAGCTGGCCACGCTGCACGAACTCGTCCCGCTGTACCGGCCGGGCGGCGCCCGGTACCGGGTGGGCTGGCGCACCGACCCGCGTCCCGTGCCCGGGGTGCTCCAGGGCGCGTACGCCCATCTGGCCCTGACCGACCTGTGGCGGCGGGTCCGCGCCGGGCCCGCCGGGCCGGACGGCTGGCGCACCCGGGCCGGGCACCAGTTCGAGGTCTCCTGGGATCAGGTCGGCGAAGCCTTGTCCATCCTCCGGGAATCCGATGAACTGACCTTTACCGGGCGGGAGTTCGTCCAGGAGATGGAACGGCGGCACGCGGATCTCGGCGTGGCGGCCCGAAGTCCTGGGTGA